One genomic region from Deltaproteobacteria bacterium encodes:
- a CDS encoding B12-binding domain-containing radical SAM protein, producing MSYQSTRRRVFLIQASAFERAFDHSMPLGLMALTAYLRRERECVVRIFDMQHDCLGIERVVDDARGFDPDFIGIGGMSTDAEVIHALARRLKATFPDVPLVVGGAHAGHRAEDLADLADIDYVIAGEGEIATVALLDHLDGWLGIEDVPSLVRRDTDRVVRTDSAPPILDLDSLPFPAIDAIEVDAYYRISRPGYFYARRRYAVVMTSRGCPFGCSYCHHIHGRKYRYRSPENVLAEMEMLRSTVGAQEFVFLDDLLNLPAGRLERIAELIVDRNWGVALNMPTGLRGDLMSEETLR from the coding sequence ATGTCGTACCAATCCACGCGTCGCCGCGTCTTTCTGATTCAGGCGTCCGCCTTCGAGCGCGCGTTCGACCACTCGATGCCGCTCGGGCTGATGGCGCTGACCGCCTATCTCCGACGCGAGCGCGAATGCGTCGTGCGCATTTTCGACATGCAGCACGACTGCCTCGGCATCGAGCGTGTCGTCGACGACGCGAGGGGCTTCGATCCGGATTTCATCGGAATCGGAGGCATGAGCACCGACGCCGAGGTGATCCACGCGCTCGCCAGGCGACTGAAGGCGACGTTTCCCGATGTTCCCCTGGTCGTCGGCGGTGCGCACGCGGGGCACCGCGCCGAGGATCTCGCCGATCTCGCCGATATCGATTACGTCATTGCAGGGGAGGGCGAGATCGCAACTGTCGCCCTTCTCGATCATCTGGATGGGTGGCTGGGGATCGAGGATGTCCCGAGTCTCGTTCGACGCGACACTGACCGCGTTGTTCGAACGGATTCCGCCCCGCCGATCCTCGATCTCGACTCGCTGCCGTTTCCCGCGATCGACGCGATTGAAGTCGATGCTTATTACCGCATTTCGAGGCCCGGCTATTTCTATGCCCGTCGACGTTACGCGGTCGTCATGACGAGTCGCGGATGCCCCTTCGGATGCTCGTATTGTCACCATATCCATGGTCGAAAGTACCGATACCGCAGTCCGGAGAACGTCCTGGCCGAGATGGAGATGCTGCGCTCCACGGTCGGCGCGCAGGAGTTCGTCTTTCTCGATGATCTCTTGAATCTGCCCGCCGGGCGGCTGGAAAGGATCGCGGAACTGATCGTGGATCGGAATTGGGGTGTCGCTCTCAACATGCCGACCGGCCTGCGCGGGGATCTCATGAGCGAGGAGACCCTTCGAT